From a single Oncorhynchus tshawytscha isolate Ot180627B linkage group LG29, Otsh_v2.0, whole genome shotgun sequence genomic region:
- the LOC112227590 gene encoding serine/threonine-protein kinase pim-3-like, with amino-acid sequence MQIVSRPPVCEHVLELVDWFEQPRKFILVLERPTSCMDLYDYCETMGGKLNEAMARVIMLQVVLAVRHCRDRGVIHRDIKVENLLVQTDTLNVKLIDFGCGDLLREKLFRDFAGTTEFSPPEWVLDGKYQGRKATIWSLGVLLFGLVNGDLPFRKEAEIIRGRLRFKRGISKECRDLVRWCLKQDPLKRPVLEQILLHDWLSDRARP; translated from the exons ATGCAGATCGTGTCGCGGCCCCCTGTCTGTGAACACGTGCTGGAGCTGGTGGATTGGTTCGAGCAGCCCAGGAAGTTCATCCTGGTCCTGGAGCGTCCCACCTCCTGCATGGACCTGTACGACTACTGTGAGACGATGGGTGGGAAGCTCAACGAGGCCATGGCGAGGGTCATCATGCTCCAGGTGGTTCTGGCGGTACGGCACTGCCGCGACCGCGGCGTCATCCACCGCGACATCAAAGTGGAGAACCTGCTGGTGCAGACGGACACTCTGAACGTCAAGCTCATCGACTTCGGCTGCGGGGATCTGCTGAGGGAGAAACTCTTCAGGGACTTTGCTG GCACTACTGAGTTCTCCCCCCCTGAGTGGGTTCTGGATGGAAAGTACCAGGGGCGCAAAGCCACCATCTGGTCCCTGGGTGTGCTTCTGTTTGGCCTGGTCAACGGTGACCTGCCCTTCAGGAAGGAGGCCGAAATCATCCGAGGACGCCTGCGCTTCAAGAGAGGGATCTCCAAAG AATGCAGAGACCTGGTCCGCTGGTGCCTCAAGCAAGACCCTCTGAAGAGGCCCGTTCTGGAGCAGATCCTCCTGCACGACTGGCTGTCGGACCGGGCTCGCCCCTAA
- the nsun6 gene encoding LOW QUALITY PROTEIN: tRNA (cytosine(72)-C(5))-methyltransferase NSUN6 (The sequence of the model RefSeq protein was modified relative to this genomic sequence to represent the inferred CDS: inserted 1 base in 1 codon; substituted 1 base at 1 genomic stop codon), producing the protein MPEEMSIFPRIALKPEVHDYLRNVFINKEVLAAVSQGEAEQRFQRLLSCLSHPPALTCVRASTHLASLEEIQHRLGEELKQQKCDSQSEDISVTILPHPHIPDVLLLPVIGPRPVVQLTSEVIVGAQCGSAVLRGAHVFAPGILATPKFMKTGDAVSVFSDLEGKCTRGNKDFKGKKVFVGNGVAEMDRSNIFCSDEPVKGVGIRMVEPLYQSPSFDGVLPSLAFLQNLPSVVVGHVLGPRPGERILDMCAAPGGXTCHIAALMGDRXESGEVVALDKIRGKVERIRQNAKALHLDCIKAHCFNSIKAVCTDQAQDTEGPPFPPQSFDRVLLDAPCSGLGQRPSMVCTWNLKEICSYQPLQRKLFHTAVRLLKRGGVLVYSTCTVTLSENEEQVAWALNTFPCLTLQPQEPHIGAEGMLGAGLSPEQLRLLQRFSPELGWSAAEARGEDGSPTEQPESPTPLAHRANKDTIGFFIAKFLKS; encoded by the exons ATGCCAGAAGAAATGTCAATTTTCCCAAGAATTGCATTGAAGCCAGAAGTTCATGATTACTTGAGGAATGTCTTCATAAACAAGGAG GTGCTGGCTGCAGTGAGTCaaggagaggcagagcagaggttCCAGAGGCTGCTGTCCTGCCTGTCCCACCCGCCTGCCTTGACCTGTGTACGAGCCAGCACTCACCTGGCTTCCCTGGAGGAGATCCAACACAGGCTTGGGGAGGAACTCAAACAG CAGAAGTGTGACTCTCAGTCTGAAGACATTTCCGTTACTATTCTCCCCCACCCACACATTCCAGATGTGCTGCTTCTTCCTGTCATCGGGCCTAG GCCTGTGGTCCAGCTGACCTCGGAGGTCATAGTAGGCGCTCAGTGTGGCAGTGCTGTTCTGAGGGGAGCGCACGTCTTCGCCCCAGGGATCCTCGCCACACCCAAGT TCATGAAGACAGgagatgctgtgtctgtgttctcGGACCTGGAGGGGAAGTGCACACGGGGGAACAAGGACTTTAAGGGAAAGAAAGTGTTTGTGGGAAATGGAGTCGCTGAAATGGACCGCTCCAACATCTTCTGCTCAGACGAACCAGTCAA GGGCGTTGGTATTCGGATGGTAGAGCCCCTGTACCAGAGCCCCTCCTTCGATGGGGTACTACCCAGTCTGGCGTTCCTACAG AACCTCCCATCGGTGGTGGTGGGTCACGTGCTGGGGCCCCGTCCTGGAGAGCGCATCCTGGATATGTGTGCTGCTCCCGGGG AGACCTGCCATATCGCTGCCCTGATGGGGGACAGGTGAGAGAGT GGAGAGGTAGTGGCCCTGGATAAGATCAGAGGCAAGGTGGAGCGCATCCGTCAGAACGCCAAAGCGCTGCATCTGGACTGCATCAAAGCCCACTGCTTCAATAGCATCAAGGCTGTGTGCACTGACCAGGCCCAGGACACTGAGG GTCCACCCTTCCCTCCACAGAGTTTTGACCGGGTGTTGCTGGATGCTCCGTGTAGCGGTCTAGGCCAGAGACCCAGCATGGTCTGTACCTGGAACCTGAAGGAGATCTGCTCCTACCAGCCTCTACAGCGCAAGCTCTTCCACACC GCGGTACGGCTCCTGAAGAGAGGTGGAGTCCTGGTGTACAGCACCTGCACTGTGACTCTGTCAGAGAACGAGGAGCAGGTGGCCTGGGCCCTTAACACCTTCCCCTGCCTCACACTACAGCCTCAg gagCCCCACATCGGAGCAGAGGGCATGCTGGGAGCTGGCCTGTCACCTGAGCAGCTGCGTCTCCTCCAGAGGTTCAGTCCTGAGTTGGGCTGGAGCGCGGCCGAGGCCAGGGGAGAGGATGGCAGCCCCACAGAACAGCCAGAGTCCCCAACCCCCCTCGCACACCGAGCCAACAAGGACACTATTGGCTTCTTCATTGCCAAGTTCCTGAAGAGCTGA